DNA sequence from the Brevundimonas sp. NIBR10 genome:
TGTTCGACACCTGGATCGAGATGGGCGCCGACCTGACCATCACAAACCGCCGCGTCTCGGGTGGCGAGGACGTCGGCGACATCACCGCCCGCCACTCGGCGCTGAAGGGCGTGGTCGTGCCGGAGGCGCGCGCCGCCTCCATGATCGACGAATACCCCATCCTGGCCGCCACCGCCGCCTTCGCCGAGGGGCGGACGGTCATGCGCGGCGTGGGCGAGATGCGGGTCAAGGAAAGCGACCGCATCACCCTGATGGTCAACGGCCTGCGCGCCTGTGGCGTCGCGGTCGAGGAAGAGGCCGAGGGCTTCATCGTGACCGGCGGCCCGGTCGCGGGCGGCGCGACCGTCGCCACGGCCCACGACCACCGTATCGCCATGAGCCATCTGGTGCTTGGTCTGGCGGCTCAGGCCCCGGTCTCGGTTCTTGATCCCGAAATGATCGCCACCAGTTTCCCGGGCTTCGTCGAGACGATGCGGGGTCTGGGCGGAGACGTGACGGAGGCCGGGTGACCCGCCGCCTGATAACGTCCGGGTCCACCTTCGAGGCCGAGATCGGCTACTCGCGGGCGGTGGTGGACGGCGGCTGGGTCTTCGTGTCGGGCACGACCGGCTTCGACTATGCCGACATGACGATTTCGGACGATGTGGCGGCCCAGGCTGACCAGACGCTGAGGAACATCGGTGCGGCCCTGACCGAAGCGGGTGCGTCATTCACTGACGTCGTCCGGGTCCGCTACATCCTGCCTGATGCGGCCGACTTTCCCGCCTGCTGGCCCGCCCTTCGCGCGGCCTTCGGTGACGTCCGCCCCGCCGCCACCATGATCCAGGCCGGCCTCGCCGACCCGCGCATGAAGATCGAGATCGAGGTCACGGCGCGGATCAGGGCGGATTGACACAATGTCGCCTATAGACGACAATCGGTCTATCAACGTCGAACTCTCACCTCGTTTTGTCGCGTGGCGAGACGGCCTGCGTGATCGGTTGGCCGTGGCGAAGATCGCCTCACGGATCTTGGGGCTCAAGCGCGGCCATTGGGGAGACGTGAAGCCGGTTGGAGGCGGTGTAAGCGAGTTGAGAATCCATTCCGGCCCCGGCTATCGCATCTACTTGACCCGTCGTGGCGCGGACTGGATCGTTTTGCTGTGCGGCGGCGACAAGGACAGTCAGGCCCGTGACATTGCAGCGGCAAAATCCATGGCCTCGGAGTTTAGAGATGCCGATTGAAACCATCCCTTTCGACGCCGCCGACTGGCTCGAGACGCCAGAAATGGTTGAGGCGTTTCTGATCGAGTCATTTGAAAGCGCTTTTGAGCTCGATGACCCCGGCATGATTTCCGAGGCCCTCGGCGTCGTCGCCCGCGCCAGGGGCATGACCAGGATGGCCGAGGATGCGAACCTGTCCCGTACGGCCCTTTATCGCGCGCTCAGCGATCAGGGACGGCCCGAACTGGCGACCATCTTCAAGGTGATGCAGGCCCTGGGTCTGCGACTCGCCCCCGTGCGGGTGGACACCGCCGCCTGATGGATTTCGTGATCGCTGTCGATGGACCCGCCGCGTCGGGCAAGGGGACCGTCGCCGCGCGACTGGCGCGGACCTATGAGCTACCGTTCCTGGATACGGGCCTGCTGTACCGTGCCGTCGGCATGGGGGTGCTCGATGCCCATGGCGACCTTGACGACCCGAACGCGGCCGAAGGCGTGGCGCGAGCGCTGGACGCGGCAGGTCTTTCGGACGACGCCCGCCTGACCACCGGCGAGGCCGGCGAGGCAGCCAGCCGGATCGCAGGCTATCCGGGTGTCCGCGCGGCCCTGCTGGACCTGCAACAGGCCTTTGCCCATCAGCCGGGCGGCGCGGTCCTGGACGGCCGCGACATCGGCACGGTGATCGCGCCGGCTGCTCCGGCCAAACTGTTCGTCACCGCGACACCCGAGACCCGCGCCACCCGTCGCTGGAAACAGCTGACGGCCAAGGGCGACGACATCTCCTATGAGGCGATGCTGGCCGATATCCTCAAGCGCGACGAGCGGGACGCCGGGCGGGGCGCGGCCCCCATGGTCCAGGCCGATGACGCGGTCTTGCTGGACACGACCGATATGGATATAGAGGCCGCCTTCGATGCGGCCCGCCGTATCGTCGAGGCGGCGCGCGTCCGACACGGCTTCTAGGCCCGTCAGGCAAATCCAACGCTCCCATCCTCGGCTTCCGCGGGCGTTCTGCTTCATCTGTTTCGGGTGAGACTCGCGTCGATGCGACTTGATTTCCAACTTCTCCTTTACCTCGCGCGGGGCCATCCGGTCACGCGCCATAGCCCTTTCGGAAACGCCACAGCTTCATGTCTGATACCCTCAACCCCACCCGCGACGATTTCTCGGCGCTGCTTGACGAACAACTGCAAGGCCGCGATCTCGGCGAAGGCCAGGTCGTTCACGGCCGCGTCGTCGGCATCGAAAAAGACATCATCATCATCGACGTCGGTCTGAAGACCGAAGGCCGTATCCCGGCCCGCGAGTTCGGCATCGGCGAAGGCTCGGTGATCCCCAAGGTCGGCGACGACGTTGAAGTCTATCTCGAGCGCGTCGAGAACGCCCTGGGTGAGGCCGTCATCAGCCGCGACAAGGCCCGTCGCGAAGAAGCCTGGACCCGTCTGGAAGTCGTGTTCGCCGAGGGCGTGCCGGTCAACGGTGCCATCGTCGGTCGCGTCAAGGGCGGCTTCACCGTCGACCTGGGCGGTGCCTCGGCCTTCCTGCCGGGTTCGCAAGTGGACATCCGCCCCGTGCGCGACGTCGGCCCGCTGATGGGCAAGGAACAGCCGTTCCAGATCCTGAAGATGGACCGCCCGCGCGGCAACATCGTCGTCTCGCGTCGCGCGATCCTGGAAGAAGCCCGCGCCGAACAGCGCACGGAGCTGGTCGGCCAGCTGCAAGAGGGTGAAGTCCGCGACGGCGTCGTCAAGAACATCACCGACTACGGCGCGTTCGTGGACCTGGGCGGCATCGACGGCCTGCTGCACGTCACCGACATGAGCTGGAAGCGCGTCTCGCACCCCTCGCAGGTGCTGGCCGTCGGCGACACCGTCAAGGTCCAGATCGTCAAGATCAACCCCGACACCCAGCGCATCAGCCTCGGCATGAAGCAGCTGCAGTCCGATCCGTGGGACGGCGTCGAAGCCAAATATCCCCCCGGTGCCAAATACACGGGCCGCATCACCAACATCACCGACTACGGCGCATTCGTTGAGCTGGAAGCCGGCGTTGAAGGCCTGGTGCACGTCTCGGAAATGTCCTGGACCAAGAAGAACGTCCACCCGGGCAAGATCGTCTCGACCTCGCAGGAAGTCGACGTCGTGGTTCTGGATGTCGACGCCTCCAAGCGCCGCATCTCGCTGGGCCTCAAGCAGGCCCAGGACAACCCGTGGGATGCGTTCGTCGCCGCCAACCCGATCGGCTCGACCGTCGAGGGCGAAGTCAAGAACGCCACCGAGTTCGGCCTGTTCATCGGCCTGGACAACGACATCGACGGCATGGTCCACCTGTCCGACCTGGACTGGAACGTCTCCGGCGAAGAAGCCATCCAGCGTTACCGCAAGGGCGAGATGGTCAAGGCCAAGGTCCTGGACGTCGACGTCGAGAAGGAACGCGTCTCGCTCGGCATCAAGCAGCTGGGCGGCGATCCGATCGCCGAGGGCGACACCTATCGCAAGGGCCAGACGGTCACCGTGACCGTCACCTCGATCGAGTCGGGCGGCATCGAAGTCAAGTTCGGCGAGGATGACGCGCCGGTCACCAGCTTCGTGCGCAAGTCGGACCTGAGCCGCGACCGCAACGAGCAGCGCACCGAGCGTTTCGCCGTCGGCGACCGCGTCGATGCCCAGATCACCGCCGTGGACAAGGCCTCGCGCCGCATCTCGGTGTCGATCAAGGCGCTGGAAATGAAGGACGAGGCCGAGGCCATCGAACAGTTCGGATCGTCCGATTCGGGCGCTTCGCTGGGCGACATCCTGGGCGCCGCCCTGCGCGAGAAAGCCAAGCAGGACTGAATTGTCGTAGAGCCTACGTTCGGCTCGCGGAGCCTCACGACTTGAGGCTCGCTACGATGAGATGAGACAGAGGGCGGCCGGAGCGATCCGGCCGCCCTTTTTCTTTGCCGCCGAAAAATTTCCACTGTGTACGGTGGGTGACATTCACCATCTTTGGAACCTTATGTGACCTTTCCGGGCTTTTTCGCGCGCCCGGCGAAGGTTAGGGTGTTTTCGTGGGCGCAGGGGACGGCGACCACACACGCTCCTGGAGGGCTGGCAAGGTGAGGTCCTGCGCATGATCAAGTCAGAGTTGATCGAAAAGCTGGCGGCTGAGAATACGCACCTGACCCATGCCGAGGTCGAGCGCGTGGTCAATATCGTGCTGGGCCGGATGACCGACGCCATGTCCGAAGGCGGACGGGTTGAGCTGCGCGGCTTCGGTGCCTTTTCCGTGCGCTCGCGTCCGGCGCGTGCCGGGCGTAACCCCCGCACCGGCGAGACGGTCGATGTCCCGGCCAAGTCCGTGCCCTTCTTCAAGAGCGGCAAGGAGCTGCGCGAGCGGCTGAACGCCTCGGGCGACGCCTGATTGCAGGGACGGCCCAGGTCTTTGGGTTGAACGGCAGGGCGAACTGGCTTTCAGTGAGCCCATCACTCACCCAAGGGCATAGAGAATGAGCCTCGTCTCCGAGTTTCGCGAGTTCGCGATCAAGGGCAATGTCGTCGATCTGGCCGTCGGGGTCATCATCGGCGCGGCGTTCAACGGCATCGTCAAGAGCTTGGTCGATCAGGTCGTCATGCCGCCGATCGGCCTGCTGACCGGCGGCATCGACTTCTCCAAGCTGGAATGGGTGCTGCGGCCCGAGAACGGGGCGACCGAGGAGATCGAGAAGGTCTCGGTCATGTACGGTGCCTTCCTGAACACGGTGATCCAGTTCGCCATCGTCGCCTTCGTGGTCTTCATGATCGTCAAGGGCATCAACAAGCTGCGTCGCCAGGAGGCCGAGGCCCCCGCCGCCCCGGCCGCGCCCACGGCGACCGAGGCCCTGCTGATGGAAATCCGGGACGAGCTGAAGGCCCGGCCTCAGGTCTGACGGACAGGGACTGGCGTCCGTTCGCCGCGCTTTTTCCGCACCGGCACGGGTCGCTGGCAGAAGGCGTGGTCGGCGTCGAACGGCGTCGGCGACCAGGCGTGATGGTCGGGTCCGCCCGCGTTGAACCGCACATGGCTGTGACCCCAGCCGCCTTCGCGCCGCGCGCCGGTCGCCCAGGGCCCCAGACGGCGCAACAGGTCCTCGCCCAGAACCTGTAGCCTGACCTTGGCGGCACCCAGGGCCCGGCCCTCGGCCATCAGGGCCTGCATCAGGGCGGGAATCGCCTTGGCGTCGCCTTCCAGGGCGACGAGGTCCAGGATTTCCAGGATTGCAGGCTCGATCGGATTGGCCTTGGCCATCAGGGCCATCGCATAGCCGGTGATGACGCCGTCGCGCCGGAAGGCGACCATCACCGGCGGGGTCTTCTGATCCGGATCGGCCATGCGCCAGCGCAGGATCTCGGGGCTGCGGTCGGCGATCAGCCGGCCCTCGGCCCTCAACGCCTCCCAGAAGGCCGCATAGTCGGAGCGGTCACCGAGATCGGTGACCGGCGAGACCTGCGACGGCAGGCGGGGCGTGCGCGGCGAGCCCAGGCGGCGGTGCATGAACCGCTCACGATAGGGGTCGGTCAGGTGTGGCGCGCGCTTGACCGCCTCGCGCAGGATACGTCCGTGCAGACAGTCGATCGGATCGATGATCCAGGACAGTTTCAGGTCATGGGTGCGCGGCGGCCAGGCGACCATGTCGTGGCGGCCATAGAGGGGTGCCGAACGGCTGTTGGCGTTGAAGGTGTAGGCGGCGAAGACGTGGGGCTGTCGATTGAACACCTTCAGCAGGTGACGGCTGGCCCCGCGCGCGCTGGGCGGCACGATGATCGAAAAGCCGGTCGCGCCGTGGAACAGGACGTCATCCTTCCAGAAGCGCTGGATCAGATTGCCGACGAAGGCCACCGGCGCATTCGCCGCATCCGTCACGACCCACCCCGTCGGGGCATCGATATCGGCGCGGGCCGGGTTGGCGTCGAGCCAGGCCCAGCCGGCCTTTGAACGCTCCGGCCACCAGACGGACCGGTGCAGGGCGTTGACGGCGTCGATGTCGGCGGGGGCGAAGGGTCGGGTCGTCATGGGGGATCCATTTCCTGTCCTGGGACAGGGCGGGGGTTCAGGCGGGTGTCACTGCATCGATCGGACCAGAACATCGCGACACGTAAAGGTTGAATTCTGATTTCCGGCAGGAAGCGGAGCGATTCAGGTTTGACTCTGCGGCGACCGGAACAAATAATGAACATTCAGGTTTCGAGCCCATGATGACCGTTCCGTCCCTCGCCCCGGATGTCGCCTGCCCGCCCCATTGCGAGGGACTGGAAGAGGTGTGCGCGGCGGGCGTGCGGGACATGGCGGGGGCCCTGGCCTTTGCCCTGGTGCGATTGCCGCACGCGGATCGAAGGCCTGTCTTGATGGCGCTGGGGCGGACGTGGCGGAGCGAGCATGGCCGGCCTTACGGGCCCGGATTGTCGAGCGTCGGGACAGGCAACAGGGCGTCCGGCCTGATCGTCGCCCATGTCGCCGGCGAGGCCGAGGGGCTGTGGGTCATGGAACAGGCACTGCGATCGGGTGCGGTCTCGGCCGTCCTGGCCACAGTGGAAGACGCGACCCTGGCCCAGACGCGGCGGCTGGAGTTCGCGGCCCGCGACGGGGCCTCGGCCGGTATCCTGCTGCGGCGGACGCAAGGGGGATTGAGCGCGGCCCGGCGGCGGTGGCGGATCACAACTCTGGCGAGTTTCGGGGCGACCCATGACGCCCGCGCGCCGGGCGGGTTTCGTCTCGATGCGGAACTGACCCGCAGCCGCCAGGAACGGCCGGGCGTCTGGCGACTGGAGCAGGATGATGAGACGTATCGTCTCCGTCTGGCTGATCGACTGGCCGGTGACGGTCTGGGCGAACGGGGCCGGACGGGTCTCGCCGCCTGAGCCCCCTGTCGGAACTCACGAGGGCCCACCCTTCGCCCTGATCGGACGCACCAGCCGGGGCGCGGTGATCCATGCCCTGAACGCGGCGGCGCGCGCGGCCGGCCTGTCGCGCGGCCAGACCCAGGCCGACGCCCGCGCCATCCTGCCCGCGCTGGAATGCCGTCCGGCCGACCCCGACGCCGACGAACGGGCGCTGCGGGCCCTGGCCGTCTGGGCCGAGCGGTGGTCGCCCTCGGTCACGGTCGATGCCTCGCCGGACGGGCTGGAGGGCCTGTTCATGGACGTGACCGGGGCGGCGCACCTGTTCGGCGGCGAAACGGGGCTGCTGGAGCAGGTCGAGCGCCGCATGGGCCAGGCCGGGGTCCGGGCCCGTGCCGCCATCGCCCCCACGCCCGGCGCGGCCTGGGCCGTGGCGCGCCATGGTCCGGCCGCCCGCGCGGCGCGGGTGGTCGCCGACGCCGCCTTGCGCGACGTCCTGTCCGGACTGCCGGTCGAGGCCCTGCGCATCGACGCCGCGACCCTGAAACAGGCCCGGCGGTTCGGCCTGTACCGGATCGGAGATCTCTATCCGATGCCCCGGGCCGGACTGGCGCGGCGGTTCCGCGAGGTCGACGGCGCAGGTCTGGTGCGACGTCTGGATCAGGCCCTGGGTCTGGCGGCCGAGGCGATGGAGCCGACCCGGCCGCCCCCCCGCTATCGCGCCTGGGAGGCCTATGCCGAGCCCCTGGGCGACACCGGGGGTGTCGAGGGGCGGGCTCCGGGCCTGATGGCCGATCTGGCGGCGGCGCTGGAGAAGGACGGCCAGGGCGCGCGGGCCCTGACCCTGACCGGGTTCCGCACCGACGGCCAGACGCGGGGCCTGTCGATCCGGTTGGGAACGCCCGGCCGCGACGCCGGAATATGGATGCGGCTGTTCCGCGAGCGGGGCTTCGAACGGATCGACCTGGGCTTCGGCATCGACGCCCTGATGCTGAGCGCCGACATGACCGAGCCCATGACGGCACGCCAGATCTCCACCGAGGACGAGGCCGCCGCCCGCCACGCCGAAAGCCTGGCCGCCCTGATCGACCGGCTGTCGGCCCGACTGGGCGAGGCCTCGATCCAGGTCGCCGAGCCGGGCGGCTCCTGGCTGCCCGAGCGGGCGGAACGCTGGCGACCGGCGCTGGGGGCGCGCCGGGCCCCTGCGCTCGCCGACGGCTGGGATCGTCGCGCCCGTCCCCTCCTGATGCTCGACCCGCCCGAGCCGATCGAGGTGGTCGCCGAATTGCCGGATCGGCCCCCGGCCCAGTTCACCTGGCGTCGCGTCGCGCGGCGGGTCACCCGCGCAGACGGCCCCGAACGCCTATCGCCCGAATGGTGGCGAACGCCTGCGGACAGCGCCGGGCCGCTGGAGCGCCGGCCGCGCACTCGCGACTACTACCGGATCGAGGACGACCAAGGGCTGCGTTACTGGCTGTTCCGCGAGGGTCTGTATGGCCGCGAATACGCCGGTTCGGCCGAGGAGCGCGCCCCCTCATGGTGGATGCACGGGATGTTCCCGTGATGGCCTGGTCCGGCGACTACGCCGAGCTCGGTGCCATGACCAACTTCAGCTTTCTGGAGGGGGCGTCGCATCCCGGCGAGATCATGTTCCAGGCGAAATCCCTGGGGCTGGCGGCGGTGGGGGTGGCGGACCGCAACACCCTGGCCGGGATGGTGCGGGCCCTGATGGGGAGCGAGGACGCGGACATCCCTCTGGTGGTCGGGTGTCGGCTGGGGTTCCTGGATGGGAGCGAACTGATCGTCTTCCCGCGCGACCGGGCCGCCTATGGCCGGCTGTGCCGCCTGCTGACCCTGGGCAAGAGCGAGATTCTGTCGGACCCGACCGCCCCCACGACGAACGTGGTCGCCCTGCGGCCCGACACGCCGTCGGCCACCGACACCCCCGAGCGCATCACCAAGGGCGAGACCCGGCTGACCTTCGACCAGGCGGTGGCTCATGGCGAGGGCATGATCGCCCTGGCCGTGGCCCCGATCGATCCGGATGCGGCCTTCGAGGCGCGGCTGAAGACATGGCGCGAGGCCTGGCCCGACACCCTGTACCTGGCTGCCCAACCCCTGTGGCGTGGTGACGACCGGGCGCGGCTGAACCGGCTGGCGGCCATGGCGATCCGGACGGCTGCGCCGATGATCGCCACCAATGCGGTGATGTACCACCACCCCGACCGCCGCCCCTTGCAGGACGTCCTGACCTGTATCCGCGAGGGCACCACCATCGACGCGGCGGGCCTGAGGCTTCAGGCCAATGCCGAGCGGTTCCTGAAGCCCACGCAGGAGATGGCCCGTCTGTTCAAGGGCCACGAGGCGGCGCTGGAGCGGACGATGGAGGTGGTACGGGCGTGCCGGTTCTCCCTGCGCGAACTCAGCTACGACTATCCGGACGAACCCGTGCCGCCGGGCTGGTCGCCTCAGCGGTGGCTGATCCGGCTGACCTGTCTGGGGGCCCGCGAGAAATGGCCTCGCGCCAGGGGGCCGGTTTCAACCCATGTCGTGCGGACCATCAGGAAGGAACTGCGGCTGGTGCGCCAGCTGAAGTACGCCCCCTATTTCCTGACCGTCCACGACATCGTCGCCTGGGCCAGGGATCCGGAGCGCGACATCCTGTGTCAGGGGCGGGGGTCGGCGGCCAACTCGGTGATCTGCTTCTGTCTGAAGATCACCAATGTCGATCCGACCAGCCAGAACATGCTGATCGAGCGGTTCATCTCGGCCGACCGGTCCGAACCGCCCGACATCGACGTCGATTTCGAGCACGAGCGGCGCGAGGAGGTGATGCAGTACGTCTATCGCCGCTATGGCCGCGACCGGGCCGGGATCGTGGCGACCATCATCCACTATCGGCCGCGCTCGGCGATCCGCGATGTGGGCAAGGCCCTGGGCCTGACCGAGGACGTCACGGCGCGGCTGGCCGACACCGTGTGGGGCTCCTACGGGTCCGAGGTAAAGGACCGGGACGTGGACCGGGCCGGGTTCCGGCGCGACGACCCGCGGTTCCAGATGGCGCTCGACCTGACCGCCGAACTGATCAAATTCCCGCGCCACCTGTCCCAGCACGTCGGCGGCTATGTGCTGAGCCAGGGTCCGCTGTGCGAGATCGTGCCGATCGGCAACGCGGCCATGGCGGACCGCACCTTCATCGAATGGGACAAGGACGACATCGATCATCTGAAGCTGATGAAGGTCGATGTGCTGGCACTGGGGATGCTGACGGCGCTGAAGCGGGCGTTCGACATGATCGCCGTCGATTACCGGCGGCCGCTGGACCTGCATTCGGTGCCGAGAGAGCGGGGCAAGGTCTATCGAATGCTGTGCAAGGGCGACTCCCTGGGCGTCTTCCAGGTCGAGAGCCGGGCCCAGATGGCCATGCTGCCGCGTCTGAGGCCCGAGGTCTTCTATGACCTGGTGGTCCAGGTCGCGATCGTCCGGCCCGGCCCGATCCAGGGCGACATGGTCCATCCCTATCTGAAGCGCCGGGCCGAGCGGCGGGCTGCGAAGGCGGCGGGGGTTCCCTTCGTCATCGACTATCCCAGACCGGCACCCGAACACGGCCCGCCGGACGAGCTGAAGCTGGTCCTCGACAAGACCCTGGGCGTGCCCCTGTTTCAGGAGCAGGCGATGAAGATCGCCATGGACGCGGCGACCTTCTCGCCCAGCGAGGCCAACGGCCTGCGCCGGGCCATGGCGACCTTCCGGCACATGGGGACCATCGGCCATTACGAGACCATCTTCGTCGGCCGGATGATCGCGCGGGGGTATGACCCGACCTTCGCCCAGAGATGCTTCGACCAGATCAAGGGGTTCGGCGAGTACGGCTTCCCGGAAAGCCACGCCTGTTCCTTCGCCCATCTGGTCTACCTCTCGGCCTGGGTGAAATGCCTGTATCCCGAGGTGTTCGCGGCCTGTCTGCTGAACAGCCAGCCGATGGGCTTCTATGCCCCGGCCCAGATCGTGCGCGACGCGGTGGAGCACGGCGTCGAGGTGCGGCACCCGGACGTCAACGCCAGCGACTGGGACTGCAGCCTGGAGCGGCGGCGAAAGGGGCGGCGGCGCGCCCTGCGGCTGGGCCTGAGGTCCATCGACGGCTTCCGGCGGGACTGGGCCGAGCGGATCATGCTGGTTCGGGCCGAGGCACCCTTCAACGATCTGGAGGACCTGCGGCTGCGGGCGAAGCTGCCACCGGCGGCCCTGGATCGGCTGGCGGAGGCGGACGCCTTCGGGTCGCTGAAGCTGTCGCGGCGGCAGGGGATGTGGGCGGCGAAAGGGGCACCACCGGCGTCCTCGGCCCCCCTGTTCGAGGCCATGGGGCTGGACGAGGCGGACGGCCGCCCGCCCGAGGCCCTGCCGAAACTGACCGCCGGCGAGGAGGTGGTCGGCGACTACCAGACCATCCGCCTGTCGCTGAAGGGCCACCCCGTCGCCTTCCTGCGCGAGCGTCTGGCCCAGGCGGGGGCGATGACGGCGCTGGACTATCAGGCGGCGCGCGAGAACCGGCGGGTGGCGGTCGGCGGGGTCGTGCTGGTGCGCCAGCGGCCGGGGTCGGCCAAGGGGGTGGTGTTCCTGACGCTGGAGGACGAGACGGGGGTCGCCAACCTGGTCGTCTGGCCCGACGTGTTTGAGCGGCTTCGGCCCATCGCCATGGGCGCTCGCATGATCCTGGCACGGGGCCGGGTCCAGCGGGCCGAGGGGGTGACCCATCTGGTGGTCGAGGACCTGATCGACTGGACCCCGATGCTGGGTCAGCTGTCGATGAGCCAGACGCCGGGATCGGGCCATGCGCCGTCGGGGGCGGGTACGGGTACGGGCACCGGTCGCGGTCGGCACCCGCGCGACGTCCGCATCCTGCCCGGATCGCGGGATTTCCACTGATCCAGAGGGATTGAGACACCGGGGTTACGCTTTCGATTCATCCTTAAGACTTGTCGGGCCTTTGCGGCCGTGCTGGTTATGCGCTCAAAGCGCGCCGGGCTGGCGCTGCATGAGGGAGTGAGCGTTTGAGCACGACGGATATGGGGGGGCTTTCGCCTCGCAAGACCTTTCTGGGACACCCCCGGGGTCTGGTGATCCTGTTCTTCACCGAGATGTGGGAGCGTTTCTCCTTCTACGGCATGCGGGCCATGCTGACGGTCTATCTGATCCAGCATTTCCTGTTCGGCCCCGAGGAGGCGCAAGGCATCTACGCCGCCTACGCGGCCCTGGTCTATCTGATGCCCGTCGTCGGCGGGCTGATCGCCGACAAGTATCTGGGATCGCGCAAGGCCGTGATCATCGGTGCCGTGCTGCTGGTGCTCGGTCACTTCACCATGGCCTTCGAGGGGACCGGCGGTCGCGAGCGGATCACCATCGGCGACACGACCTATGCGATCGAGGTCGATGGCCGGAATCAGGACCGCAAGCTGTTCGCGGTCAACGGCGCCGAGCGTGTCGAGATCGAGGTCACGCCCGAGGGCGTCAAGCGCATCGGCGCCCCGGACACCCGCACGGCACCCGCGCAGGTCGAGCCCGGCGGTGCCCCCGGCGCGCCCGTCGCGCCGGTGACGGCAGTCGAAACCCCCGCCGGCGGCTTCCCGGCCTTCACCCCCGTCGGCGGCTATTCGCTGGAGACGACGCGCGACACCCAAGTCGGCGAACCCCTGCTGTTCCTGGCCCTGTCGCTGATCATCGTCGGCGTGGGCTTCCTGAAGGCCAATATCTCGACGGTCGTGGGCGCGCTCTATGAAGAGAACGATCCCCGTCGCGACGGCGGCTTCACCATCTTCTATGTCGGCATCAATCTGGGCTCGTTCCTGGCCACGATCGCCTGTTCCTATCTCGGTTACACCTACGGCTGGGCCTACGGGTTCGGCCTGGCGGGACTGGGGATGCTGGCGGGTCTGTTGACCTTCATCCTGGGTCAGCCCTGGCTCGAGGGCCGGGGCGCGCCGCCCAACCCGGAGAAGCTCGCGGGCACCAAGGTGCTGGGCGTTCCGCTGGAGGTCGTGTTCTGGATCGGTGGCCTGGTCGCCGTCTTCCCGACCTGGCTGCTGATCCGCCGGCAC
Encoded proteins:
- the rpsA gene encoding 30S ribosomal protein S1 translates to MSDTLNPTRDDFSALLDEQLQGRDLGEGQVVHGRVVGIEKDIIIIDVGLKTEGRIPAREFGIGEGSVIPKVGDDVEVYLERVENALGEAVISRDKARREEAWTRLEVVFAEGVPVNGAIVGRVKGGFTVDLGGASAFLPGSQVDIRPVRDVGPLMGKEQPFQILKMDRPRGNIVVSRRAILEEARAEQRTELVGQLQEGEVRDGVVKNITDYGAFVDLGGIDGLLHVTDMSWKRVSHPSQVLAVGDTVKVQIVKINPDTQRISLGMKQLQSDPWDGVEAKYPPGAKYTGRITNITDYGAFVELEAGVEGLVHVSEMSWTKKNVHPGKIVSTSQEVDVVVLDVDASKRRISLGLKQAQDNPWDAFVAANPIGSTVEGEVKNATEFGLFIGLDNDIDGMVHLSDLDWNVSGEEAIQRYRKGEMVKAKVLDVDVEKERVSLGIKQLGGDPIAEGDTYRKGQTVTVTVTSIESGGIEVKFGEDDAPVTSFVRKSDLSRDRNEQRTERFAVGDRVDAQITAVDKASRRISVSIKALEMKDEAEAIEQFGSSDSGASLGDILGAALREKAKQD
- a CDS encoding integration host factor subunit beta, translating into MIKSELIEKLAAENTHLTHAEVERVVNIVLGRMTDAMSEGGRVELRGFGAFSVRSRPARAGRNPRTGETVDVPAKSVPFFKSGKELRERLNASGDA
- a CDS encoding N-acetyltransferase, producing the protein MTTRPFAPADIDAVNALHRSVWWPERSKAGWAWLDANPARADIDAPTGWVVTDAANAPVAFVGNLIQRFWKDDVLFHGATGFSIIVPPSARGASRHLLKVFNRQPHVFAAYTFNANSRSAPLYGRHDMVAWPPRTHDLKLSWIIDPIDCLHGRILREAVKRAPHLTDPYRERFMHRRLGSPRTPRLPSQVSPVTDLGDRSDYAAFWEALRAEGRLIADRSPEILRWRMADPDQKTPPVMVAFRRDGVITGYAMALMAKANPIEPAILEILDLVALEGDAKAIPALMQALMAEGRALGAAKVRLQVLGEDLLRRLGPWATGARREGGWGHSHVRFNAGGPDHHAWSPTPFDADHAFCQRPVPVRKKRGERTPVPVRQT
- a CDS encoding type II toxin-antitoxin system RelE/ParE family toxin, which translates into the protein MSPIDDNRSINVELSPRFVAWRDGLRDRLAVAKIASRILGLKRGHWGDVKPVGGGVSELRIHSGPGYRIYLTRRGADWIVLLCGGDKDSQARDIAAAKSMASEFRDAD
- the mscL gene encoding large-conductance mechanosensitive channel protein MscL translates to MSLVSEFREFAIKGNVVDLAVGVIIGAAFNGIVKSLVDQVVMPPIGLLTGGIDFSKLEWVLRPENGATEEIEKVSVMYGAFLNTVIQFAIVAFVVFMIVKGINKLRRQEAEAPAAPAAPTATEALLMEIRDELKARPQV
- a CDS encoding RidA family protein, translating into MTRRLITSGSTFEAEIGYSRAVVDGGWVFVSGTTGFDYADMTISDDVAAQADQTLRNIGAALTEAGASFTDVVRVRYILPDAADFPACWPALRAAFGDVRPAATMIQAGLADPRMKIEIEVTARIRAD
- a CDS encoding addiction module antidote protein, yielding MPIETIPFDAADWLETPEMVEAFLIESFESAFELDDPGMISEALGVVARARGMTRMAEDANLSRTALYRALSDQGRPELATIFKVMQALGLRLAPVRVDTAA
- the cmk gene encoding (d)CMP kinase: MDFVIAVDGPAASGKGTVAARLARTYELPFLDTGLLYRAVGMGVLDAHGDLDDPNAAEGVARALDAAGLSDDARLTTGEAGEAASRIAGYPGVRAALLDLQQAFAHQPGGAVLDGRDIGTVIAPAAPAKLFVTATPETRATRRWKQLTAKGDDISYEAMLADILKRDERDAGRGAAPMVQADDAVLLDTTDMDIEAAFDAARRIVEAARVRHGF
- a CDS encoding DNA polymerase Y family protein, which produces MRRIVSVWLIDWPVTVWANGAGRVSPPEPPVGTHEGPPFALIGRTSRGAVIHALNAAARAAGLSRGQTQADARAILPALECRPADPDADERALRALAVWAERWSPSVTVDASPDGLEGLFMDVTGAAHLFGGETGLLEQVERRMGQAGVRARAAIAPTPGAAWAVARHGPAARAARVVADAALRDVLSGLPVEALRIDAATLKQARRFGLYRIGDLYPMPRAGLARRFREVDGAGLVRRLDQALGLAAEAMEPTRPPPRYRAWEAYAEPLGDTGGVEGRAPGLMADLAAALEKDGQGARALTLTGFRTDGQTRGLSIRLGTPGRDAGIWMRLFRERGFERIDLGFGIDALMLSADMTEPMTARQISTEDEAAARHAESLAALIDRLSARLGEASIQVAEPGGSWLPERAERWRPALGARRAPALADGWDRRARPLLMLDPPEPIEVVAELPDRPPAQFTWRRVARRVTRADGPERLSPEWWRTPADSAGPLERRPRTRDYYRIEDDQGLRYWLFREGLYGREYAGSAEERAPSWWMHGMFP